AATATATTAATATATTTTTTCATTTTTTTTCCGTGTGTTTTTTCATTTTTTTTCATTTTTTTATTTCCAATAAGTGTATGCATTTATTATACATACAACATTTGTTGAAACATTTTCTATATCCTCAAGTCCTTTTATTTTATTACTTTGATTTTTATTTATATCAATTGAATATATATTTATATAATATTTGAGTTTTTCTAACTCTGTCAAATAATTTAATATATTTTCAAAATTTCCAGATGTAGTTAACTGTATTTGTGTTTTTTTATAATTATTGTTTTTGTCATCTTTTGGTGGAGTAATTTTGATGTTTTGTTCTATATTTTCTTTTGATGCAATATTTTCTAGTGTTGTTATAAATTCTACCTCTTTATCTTTGTATATAAATATATCATTCAAATTTTGTATATTATATTTTACAATTTTTAAGTTTTCGCTAGTGCTTCTTAGATTTTTATCTACATTGTATTGATTTGTTAGATATTCTTTTTGCTCCTTTATATTTTTACTCATTTGTTGAATTTCTTTTAATGACGGTATAAATATCATAAGTATGATTAAAAGAATTACTATTACATAAATTGCAAATAATATTATAATACGAATTTTTATTTTATTTATTTCCTTCATTGTATTTTGAAATTCATTTTTATATTGAAATTTATATTCGTTTTTTCTAATAAATTATCTACTGGCAAATCTATGTTTGAGTAAACTTTTGATTCTTCAAATTTATTTTTTAGTATTAAAAGCGAATTTCTGGTTTTAGCATAGCCTGTTATTATTATTTCACTTTTTGTCCCATCTATTCTAATTTGGGATATTGATATTTCGTTATCTATGTTTAAAATTATATCCTCTAGTATATTTAAATAGTTTGCGTGTTCTTTTTGTATAATGGTTGTGTTTTTTAGAATATCTTCTATTGTTATTATATCGTCGCCAAAATTTTTGCTTTTTTTATTCATAGACATTGAATCTTCTACTGTTTTCAAGTATGATTTTAAAAATAATTTTCCCATAAATATTATACTAGTTATGAGTGTAATTAGTATTAATAAAAAAATAGAAAATTTTGTTATAATTTTTGATGTTTTTTCTATAGATATTAATTTTTTTATTCTATTTGGAAGAATGTTTATTGTGAGCATATATTATTCTAAAAAAATATTTCTTAGAGCTAAGCCTATAGCTGTTGTATATTCAAGATTGGAATTTTGTGTTGTTGATATGTTTTCTGTATTGTTTTGATTTTTATTTTTTATGTTTAATATTTCTGTTTTTAATTTATGTGTTTCTATAAAATGTTTTTGGAATTTTTGTTTATTATAAAAATTTATTGATGAGTCACCTAATATTGTTTGAATTTTAGTATTTTCTTGAATTATTTTGTCTAAATTTTTTATGTTTGCACCTCCACCACTTAAGATGATTTGATCTATTATTCCTCTGTTTTCATAATTTTTAGTATAAAAATCTATTATATTATTTATTTTGAGTATAAGTTCATTTATTGTATTTGATAATATTTTTTTTATAATATTTTTGCATTTATCATCATCTAATCCACATACTATTTTTGCAAGTTCTGCTTGTTTTGGATTGATTTTTAGATTTTTTGCTATTTTTTCAGAAATTTCTTCCCCAGATATTGGAATACTTAGATTGAAAAGTATGGTATTTTTTGAATATATAAATATACTAGATCTTTTTGCCCCTATATCAAGAATTATATAATTTTTTGTATCTATCTTTTTATATTTTGGGTTTTCTTCCATTAGAAGAGCTCTACTTATTGCGGTTGATTCTATTTCCATAGCTACTACTGATAATTTACACTCTTTGAATATTTCTAAATATTGATTTACAAAGTTTTTTGGAGATGCTCCTAATAGTATTAATTTTTTGTCATCTCTTTCCTGTATTAATTGCCAATCATAATATATATCTTCTATTGGTATTGGTATTTGTTTTTTTAGTTCTTCCTCTAACGTTTCCTCGAAATTATTTAAATTTTTATCAATAGATAATAATTTTATAAATGTTTTTTGTTCTGGTAGGCATATTACAAATTCACTAGATGTGATTTTTCCAAATTTTGGTTGAGAAAGAAGTTTTTTTATTGATTTTATAAATTCTTTTTTATTTAATATTTCACCATCTCTTATAATTTCTTTTTCTAATTCAATTTTTCCAAAAGATTGAATCTTTATTTTGTCTCCATTTTTTTTTAATTGTAAAAATTTTAGAGATAAATCAGATATATCTAATCCTATAGGATAATTTGAGCTATTAATAAAAAGCATATCTATATGTTTGGATATTGTTTATATTTATAAATGAATTATAACATTAATTTATTTTTCTTCCCATGATATAAATGTATATTCTCCAGTAGTGGGAAAATAAGGCGGTGGTGCAGACTGTAAATTATTATCAAAAATTATGTTTCTTATTTGATATCCTGAATTATCTGTGTAAGAAAATCCGTATCTTTCTCTTGTGGCCATAGATCCCTTTATTGTTATTATATTTCTGTTTGCTTGTGAGCCACATGCAGAATAATAGTATTCTCTTCCCACTCTTCCATTTTTTGCTATTATTGCTGAATCTATTTCTAAATTGTTTTTACTATAGAAACCAATATTAATATTTCTTTGAGCTATGAGTCCTATGGCATCTCGACCATCATAATTTGTATATAATAAATCTTCATTTATTATGATGTCTGTATTATTGCCACTAAGAGGTTCTTTGAATGCCAAAATTGTTACCCTGGAATTATTTATTTTGCCATCTACCCATACATTATCTTTTGCAAATATAAGTCCATTTGATGGTATTGATACATTGTCCATATAATTTGACTCATGATCTATTCCATATGTTGGAGTAGTACTATATTCTGTGCATCCAATTTGTGTGCACATTCCCCATTTATTCCATCTTACACAATCGTATTCTATACAAAGAGAACACGGGCTTGTTATAGAAGTTACTTTTCTTATTCTCATTGTTTGATTTGGTAAAAATGTTATATGATATCCTTCTACACCAGAACTTTCTAAAACCAAGCCATCATTTCCAGCATCTTCTAATGTTTCATTTATATAACTATCTAATAAATCAAAACTTATAACCGGAACTGGAAAATTTCTCCCCCCCATAAATACACCTGTTCTATTTGGAGTATTTTGTGGAGGATTGTTTCCATCTGGATATGGATCTACTGGAAATACATGAGTATGAACACCAAATTCATTTTCACTTTCGTGATCTGGATCTTTATAATCCAAAACAGCCGAAGTTATTATATTGTGAGCTATTCCATCGAATCTTATTCCTCCATTTGAGTGCACTGGTCCCCATATTTCAGTACCCTCTCCAAATCTTATGTCTGAGTTTGCTAACACAGCAAAAGCTGACCATGATGTGATTCCACATTTTACTTCTATTGTTCTTTTTATGTTTGGGTATTTATCTACCCAGCCTACTGATTTTATAGTTATTATACTATTTGTATCTAGTGATGGTGGTGTTATGTATAGTTCGTAGTGGCCTAATATGTTTCCACTTTGGTCTGAGTATGAATATGGTCCATATGGTCCGTAATTGGGCGCACCTATACAAGTTTCTTTATTACAAAACTCATTTTTATCATGATACAAAACCCATCTATAATAATTTATTCCAGCCTCAGCAACGTAAACTGCCTGTGCATTTGCTACTTTTATTTGGTTAATTTTTTGCTGTAACAATCCTAGTGATAAGGTGCCCGTTACCATAAGCATGAATATTCCTGTCATAACTAGAGATATAAATAATATTGATCCATTTTTTTTGTTTTTGAAAAACATATTATATTTTGTCCTTTAAATTTCTAAACTGCACGTCTGTTTCAATTTCATAATCATCAGGAAGTCTAGTTGGGGTTATATTTATTTTTAATAATATTTTTATTAAGCCAATTTTGTTTATTTCATCAGTTTCATTTCCATTTGAATCATAATAAGAAAAAATCTTTTCATTATTATTATTTACATATTCTGCCAGTATGGATGTTTGTCCAGTTGTATTGTAATCATTTAAATCGCCTGGTTCATAAATTATCATTTTTAATTTATTATCTTCTTTATCTAAATAATACCTAATTTTTTCTGTTTGTCCGTCTCTATCTATATCTGTGTAATATATAAAATTTTGTTCTTGAATTGTACTTATTGGATAGTCACCTTTTTCAGATGAATTTGCACCTCTTAATTCTTTTGTCATTGATTCAAGTGCTTTTCTTGCGTGTTCTATGGCGTCTTCTTTTTCAGAACTTATTGTAATTGATTTAAAACCTTTTGCAATAAAATCATTTATTACAAGTAGAACCAAAAATCCTATAGTTATAGTAAATATTATCTCTATTAGGCTCATTCCTTTTTTTTTATATTTTTTCATTTTAATCTTCTAAATATAGTAATATAGTTTTGTCATCTTCTGGTAAAATTTTTATTTGATTATATGGTTCTGTCATTATTAGTCTATAAGTTGTGGAAGCTGTAATAATTTCTATCGTATAACCAGGATCATCCCATTCTAGATTATCTAGTGTTATTAATCCATTAGAATCTGTGTAAAATTCTTTTTGATATTTTAATATTATTGGATCATCTCCTATCTTTTTTGTTCCAGATATCCTTATAGGAATATTGGAAATGGTATTTGTTTTCCCATATTCTTCAAAAGAGTTCATATATATATCAAGATTTCCATTTCTATCATCAGTCCATACTATATGTATGTTATTTTCATCATCTATATCAAGTGTTGCATTTGTTTGTGGTGATTGTTCTAGATTTATATTTACCCTAAGATCATTAGGATCCCAAAGAGCGTTTCCATTTGTATCAAACTTTTGTGCATATATATCAAGATTTCCATTTCTATCATCAGTCCATACTATATATATATCATCGTTAGAGTCTATATTTATATTTGGAGAATATTGGCTAGCTACTCCAACATCATTATTTATTTTTTTGTCATTTGCCCAAAGAGCGTTTCCATTTGTATCAAACTTTTGTGCATATATATCAAGATTTCCATTTCTATCATCAGTCCATACTATATATATATCATCGTTAGAGTCTATATTTATATTTGGAGAATATTGGCTAGCTACTCCAACATCATTATTTATTTTTTTGTCATTTGCCCAAAGAGCGTTTCCATTTGTATCAAACTTTTGTGCATATATATCAAGATTTCCATTTCTATCATCAGTCCATACTATATATATATCATCGTTAGAGTCTATTGAGATATTTTGATTATATTGATTCGTGCTATCATTTATTGGATTTGTGTTTACTCTTATATTATTAATCCATTCTTTGTTTCCATCTATACTGTATTTCTGTATATATATATCATATCCTGAATTTATATCATCTACCCAGCTAACAACAGTACTTGTGGAATGATTTAATGATTTAATCTTTGTGCTTATTTGATTGCTTGTTTGTATAGATGTTTGTATTACTTTTGGTCCCCATAAAATATTTCCATTATTATCAATTTTTGTTAGATATGCATCTTCATCATTAGATAATTTATTCCATGTTATATAAAAATTACCATCTATGTCCTCTGTAATGCTTGGAGATTTTTGATCTTCATCATTGCTAATCTTTTTATCTCCTGATATCCATTGTTTTTCACCTAGATTATTATATTTTTGCATATAAATACTAGAACTTGCGCTTCTATAATCCTCCCACACTATGTAAGAAAATTCACCAGAATTTTTTATTGCAGAATTTTTTTGAATATTTTGAGTTTCATCTGTATTTACTTGCCAATCGTTTAGAAGAGTTTCATTTAATGTTTTTATTGTTAGTGAACCAAGAAGATCTATAGAAAACCCCTCTTCTGTTTTTTTTGATTCTTGAACACTGAGATTTATTCTTGTTGGATTTGGGTTTTCTGCGCTTCTAGAGTAGGTTCTTTCCTCACTGTATAATTCTTTGTTTACTATTATTTGATAGTTTTCAAAATCTGGTAATGTTGGTATAGATATGATTCCATCTACATTTGTTGTATATGTTGCATCTATATTTGGCACAAGATTTGAATTTGATATATTTACATTTGCATTTTGTATTGGAGAACCGTTAGAGTTTGTAACTATTATTTTCAATAATCCATAGCCGGTTAAATTTTCTTCTGTACTAGGTATTACTTTAGAGAATACAGATATTTTTTTTATATTTGTTTTGTTTTTCCAAGAAACATCTATGGTAACAATTTTATAATCTACAAATATTGAATCATTTTCTTGTTCTAGAGTTCCATCATAAGGGTCATCATAAAATTGTATCATTGTATGAACTGTAAATTCTTTGTCTTTATTTATAATTTCATTTTCTGGTATTATTCCATTTGGCATACCACCTATAGTACCTACATTTGAATATGGCATATT
This genomic window from Patescibacteria group bacterium contains:
- the pilO gene encoding type 4a pilus biogenesis protein PilO, which gives rise to MKEINKIKIRIIILFAIYVIVILLIILMIFIPSLKEIQQMSKNIKEQKEYLTNQYNVDKNLRSTSENLKIVKYNIQNLNDIFIYKDKEVEFITTLENIASKENIEQNIKITPPKDDKNNNYKKTQIQLTTSGNFENILNYLTELEKLKYYINIYSIDINKNQSNKIKGLEDIENVSTNVVCIINAYTYWK
- the pilM gene encoding type IV pilus assembly protein PilM, which translates into the protein MLFINSSNYPIGLDISDLSLKFLQLKKNGDKIKIQSFGKIELEKEIIRDGEILNKKEFIKSIKKLLSQPKFGKITSSEFVICLPEQKTFIKLLSIDKNLNNFEETLEEELKKQIPIPIEDIYYDWQLIQERDDKKLILLGASPKNFVNQYLEIFKECKLSVVAMEIESTAISRALLMEENPKYKKIDTKNYIILDIGAKRSSIFIYSKNTILFNLSIPISGEEISEKIAKNLKINPKQAELAKIVCGLDDDKCKNIIKKILSNTINELILKINNIIDFYTKNYENRGIIDQIILSGGGANIKNLDKIIQENTKIQTILGDSSINFYNKQKFQKHFIETHKLKTEILNIKNKNQNNTENISTTQNSNLEYTTAIGLALRNIFLE
- a CDS encoding prepilin-type N-terminal cleavage/methylation domain-containing protein translates to MIKKNKKNAFTLIEIMISLSVIFLLMFGIYDLINYSLNITSDNKSYVEAISIANQKMEQIRNMPYSNVGTIGGMPNGIIPENEIINKDKEFTVHTMIQFYDDPYDGTLEQENDSIFVDYKIVTIDVSWKNKTNIKKISVFSKVIPSTEENLTGYGLLKIIVTNSNGSPIQNANVNISNSNLVPNIDATYTTNVDGIISIPTLPDFENYQIIVNKELYSEERTYSRSAENPNPTRINLSVQESKKTEEGFSIDLLGSLTIKTLNETLLNDWQVNTDETQNIQKNSAIKNSGEFSYIVWEDYRSASSSIYMQKYNNLGEKQWISGDKKISNDEDQKSPSITEDIDGNFYITWNKLSNDEDAYLTKIDNNGNILWGPKVIQTSIQTSNQISTKIKSLNHSTSTVVSWVDDINSGYDIYIQKYSIDGNKEWINNIRVNTNPINDSTNQYNQNISIDSNDDIYIVWTDDRNGNLDIYAQKFDTNGNALWANDKKINNDVGVASQYSPNINIDSNDDIYIVWTDDRNGNLDIYAQKFDTNGNALWANDKKINNDVGVASQYSPNINIDSNDDIYIVWTDDRNGNLDIYAQKFDTNGNALWDPNDLRVNINLEQSPQTNATLDIDDENNIHIVWTDDRNGNLDIYMNSFEEYGKTNTISNIPIRISGTKKIGDDPIILKYQKEFYTDSNGLITLDNLEWDDPGYTIEIITASTTYRLIMTEPYNQIKILPEDDKTILLYLED